Part of the Ictalurus punctatus breed USDA103 chromosome 9, Coco_2.0, whole genome shotgun sequence genome is shown below.
TTCTTTTTACCTTTTTAGAGAAAAGACACTCTCTTGTTCTAGGATGGCCTCAGTCTCATGGGCTTATCAGAGGATGCAAACAAGAGGTTAAACAGGTAAGAAAATGTAATGTAGAAATGACAATGCACTCCATCTCTCACAGTTGATGTGTActggtgtttgaaagtttgtgaaccctttagaaatttatacatttctgcataaatttgacctaaaacgtcatcagattttcatacaagtagataaagaaaacccagttaaaaaatgagacaaaaatattatacttggtcatttatttattgaggaaaatgatccaatgttacatatctataagtggcaaaagtatgtgaaccttttgctttcagtatctggtgtgactctcttatgcagtaataactgcactAAATGTTTTCGATAAAATGTTACAATCTCCATCCTGCATCATTTTCCTTTGTTATTCATTCCTTTATTCAAGCTCCACTTCAAGCTCCTCTTTTACTTTATTGTCTAACCGTACCTTTTTAAAGTACTTGAAAGTTTTTGAACCATATAGAATagtctacatttctgcagaatattacctaaaacatcatcagaagtcctaaaagtacaaagagaacccataaaaacaaatgagataaaaatatacaatttttttatttactgaggaaaatgatccaatattatataACTGTGAGTAAAAAAAGGTATGTGAATCTTTgcattcagtatctggtgtgacccccgtGTGCAACAATAACtttaactaaacatttctggtaactgttgatcagtcctgcacatcagcttggaggaattttagcccattcctcaatacagaacagcttcaattctggggttttggtgggtttcctcagatTAACTGCTTGCTTCCTTAACATTtaaattggattaaggtcaggacgtTGATttgaccattccaaaacattaactttattcttctttaactgttCTTTGGTAGTACAACTTGTGTACTTAGGGtagttgtcttgctgcatgacccagtttctcttgagattcaatttatggacagatgtcctgacattttcctgtagaatttgctggtataattcagaattcactggtccatcaatgatgacaagccgtcctggcccagatgcagcaaaacaggcccaaaccatggtactaccaccatcatATTTCACAGTGTTTTCccttctccaaacataacgcttctcttttaaacaaaaaagttctattttggtctcatttgcccacaaaacatttttccaatagccttctagcttgtccatgtgatctttagcaaactgtagatgggcagcaatgttctttttggagagcagtgactttctccttgcaaccctgccatgcacaccattgttcagtgttctcctgatggtggactcatgaacattaacattagccaatgtgagaggcctttagttgcttagaagttaccctgggttcctttgtgaccttgtggactattacacatcttactcttggagtgatctttgttggttgaccgcTCCTGGGGAGgttaacaatggtcttgaatttccttcatttgtataCAACCTAtttgactgtggattggtggagtccaaactctttagagatgattttgtaaccttttccagcctaaTGAGCATcagcaactctttttctgagaaatcttctttgtgccatgatacacttccacaaacaagatcagtctttgatagatccctgttaaTAAAGctgggtgctcactcacacctgattgccatcccattaattgaaaacacctgactaatttcaccttcaaattaactgctaatagtagaggttcacatacttttgccaatcacagatatgtaatattgcatcattttcctaaataaatcaatgtccaagtataataattttgtctcatttgtttaattgggttctattGCCCTACTTATACAACCCCAACTCCgaaaaagttggaacagtatggaaaatgctaataagaGCAAAGAGGagggatttgtaaatgtactttgacttgtatttaaacaaaaaacgaagatgaaaaggaccatccaagctgttatcagcatcaggtccaaaagccagtgtctgtcatggtatgggagTGTGTCAATTCctatggcatgggtaacttctgtgagggcatcattaatgcagaaagatatgtgcacattttggagcaacatgtgccgccatccagagcaggacaacaccaaaccacattctgcctggattacaagcgcatggatgcataagcagagagtgcgggtgctagcatgacctgcctgcagtcctgacctgtctctgattgagaatgtgtggcgcattatgaagcacaaaataaggcaatgaatgccctgtacagttgcacagctgaagaaatgcataatggatgaatgggggaaattctgcttgctaaattTAACCAACTTGTGCTTCAGcatccaaacacttaataagtgttattaaaagaaaaggtgatgttacaccaTGGGAAACAGTCGactgtgttgcagtcatcagatttgaaattagtgtatatttttaaaaataaattaaattcacaaagtaaaacatcaaaatgtgttaataatttattttcaataaagtacagggtgaactgaattttcaaatgagggaaatatgtatcaCCCACACAGTGGCAGTGTTGGATTAATATTCTGAACATATAATCTATGTATTTCATACacgtatataatataatgttttcaAATCTATATCTAACGATATTGCATCTATGCAACTGCTTAATCGTTAAATGTTACTTGGTTGTTTATTGAACCactaattatgttttttttaatccagagAATCTGCAGTGTAATAAAGAGTACTACAACCTATACATTCTAATAGGCAGAATTATATACTGCTGTACTGGATTAATAGAACCTCATTAAAGTATTTTTTCCTAAATCATGTAGAATGAAAACACTGAATAGCTAAAACAAGTAAGAATGTCCACCATATCATCGGTCAAATTTTGATAGATCCTGACCATTTATCTAGAAAATAACCAGATTTAGGGACTGAGATGTTACTCTTAACTGAACCACTGGAATTACCACTAACAtttttacaatgtttttatAATACTGATGCTATAACTCTAGTGCATGACCTTGTTCTTGAGAAATCTAAAACCATTTAGAaatgctgaaatgttttatgttcactttttaaatttttttttatttatttaatttattattatttttttaaataaatatttaaatgtttaatggtAGATACATTGGAATCCATAAATCAAGCTGCATGATGCATGACTCCAAGTGATATCAGTTTGATGTCACATGGATATCATTTGGCAAGGAGGGTAAAATAGCACCATTTATCAAATCCTCCACTTCATTTCTTCCACCTCACTGTAAAGGGCTGCTTGCTGTTATGATATGTCAGCATACATTTGAAGGGAAAAGCTGCTATTAGAGCCTTTAATCATGGAGTCTATTTGCTGTTTGATTTCCCCATAACCTCAGGCATAGATTAATGGGATCAGGATATTTTGGCACTGACtccacccacacatacacagaggaAATGAATTGCAGCACAATGTGAGCTTCATAAGCAAAATAAGCTTACCTGATTGTAGATGCCTGTAAATGATGAATCTCCTAGAAAAAAAGCCATGAAAACCCCTCACACGCCTAACAGTTTATACTTGCATAAAAGTCAGAATTATAACagacatgtaaatatatttcattttcttcttgACTACATGATTCGAACTACTTCGATTCAAATTTAATTAAACCCATACTCTTGAACTGTAATCTACTTTTAAAAACCTGATGagttaaattgtgtttttaggCTACAAAGGAAGAGTCATGCAGCAGAAAAGCTAAAGGTAAAAGGGGCAAATGGGTCAAACAatcctgagagagaaagagaggactCAACATCATATATgagggtatatatatatttatttaaatttaaatttatttaatctcTCATGACAAATGAATGTGAATGAAATTTTATGCTATACGTAACTTAATCTTGTCACAGGTGTGGATCAAATCCATCAGTGTCTAAGAGATTTAACATGTTTACTATTCTGTTTAATTAGCAATTCTCATTTACATAGtcccctgtttttttttcttttcccagcaGACAAATACTGCAGCTTCAGCAAAGACAGCTACAGCCATTGTACAGCAATCAATAATTCACcatgaacaattatttacattagaaaaaaatcaatatatgGTTCTGGTTGGCctgtatgaaaataatcatgacTAAAACACAGATACATATACTGAATATACAAACAGTAGGcaaggcatttatttatttatttatttatttatttaaagaacgaCTGCCAAATAGCTTCTTAATGTGTAGAGCTCTGATGAAATGACTTCTGAAATCTCTATCTTGATCTGGAAATGCTAGGATCTTTGCAAGTCTGCATTTTCTGGTTCCTCATTGGTTCCCTGATCATATTGTGTTAAATGATCTTAAGTCTGGTTCTACTGTCATAAAATGCAAACAGGATCCACTGGTCCACTGCTCAAAATATGATGTAAAGGAGATGCTCATTGGGTAGGACACTTAAATACTCTATTTCAGCTAGAAACAGAAAGCCAATGGCAGTTTCTGTCTAAGATTAAGTGTTTCATGTGCTGTTTTTTACCCTGATGATGTCCTAATTAAATGCTTTATTTTCACTGACTTGATAAACATTCTCATGGCTTAAGAAgttattattttgaatttttatttagacGTAAGCTTTGATTAGAGTTATGCTGTTATGCATAACAGCATTATGCCCCCTGTTATGccccctccattttcactgagTAGAGCTGAAAACTTTACAATGCACACATgttttttattgtatattatatattaaaatatgtttgtggacacttgaccattgccacaaagttggaaatgcacaattgtctagaatgtctttgtatgcagtAACATTACCATTTCCCTTCACTTGAACTAAAAGGTCAAAACCTGTTTTATCATGATAGTGcttctgtgcacaaagcgagctccatgaagacatggtgtgctAAGTTTGAGGGCAAGAACATGagtggtctgcacagagccctgacctcaaacccattgaacacctttgggatgaactggaactgggaTGAGCTGCACCCAAGGCCTCCTTATCTAACATCAGTGtctaacctcactaatgctcttggggctgaatgagcacaaattcctacagccacactccaaaactcagtggaaagtcttcccagaagagtggaagttattataatagcaaagggggaataaatctggactataatgttcaacaagcacatatgggtgcgatggtcaggtgtccacaaacctttggccatatacaCCGTAGTGTATATTCTTCTATCATCCTTAAGCTATTAACTGAAAAATAATACAATCAGCATCATATGTTGTAACTACAAGTGGAAAATAATATATTGTGCGTTAAAGTGTTACTTCTTGCTACAAAACGCGttgtttattacttttttaaattaattttatttttaattttattctgaCGCTGTCCTCCGGGTTCACGCCAGCAGAGTGGGACTGCGCATGTGCAGCAGTGGTGCCGCTCAGCTGCTTGAGCGCGAGCCGGGTGAAAATGGcaaaaaacaattttatattCACGCAGTGCGTCTTGTATTTTTTGGCTTTCGTCTTTGGGTTTATCGCGGTAGTGCCTCTCTCAGAATATGCTGAAGACTTCGGAGGGAAATGTTTGCTCTTCACGCGAGGTATGTGGCAGAACGAGAACATCACGGTGTCCAAGCAGCGCTTCATGGTGGAGGAATGGGGACCGCAGTCCTCCTGCAGCTTCATCACCTTTGTCGGCGTGGCCTCCCTCGTGCTGGCCGCTGTTCAGGCCTGGAGGCTGCTCTTCCTCATCTGCAAAGGCCACGACGAGTGAGTCCACCTACATTTCAAGATTTTCTATACCTACTTTTCCACTTGTCTTAAATTGTGACTGGGATAGATGCAGTGGGGATGTTAGGGATGCACGATATGGATGGACAAAACACCAGATTGTAAcgaaactggtgcaagttgcgATCGTAATATGCTTTACAATATATTAAAAGACACTGGTGGACACATGATGTAATTAAACATGGTCTTGCAATATTTTGTCCAATTATTTTTGCTTGTACATGTGCACCGTGAttcatcaaaacacacacaggaacatcTGGAGCTGCTGTGACTGGTTAGAATATTCACAGCACACTAAAACATTTTGTTACACAATAAAACATTTCGTTACTAAGATTATATGCACACTGTTGTAAAATCATTATTGCAAAAGACAATTAAACCAATAGTGCTGAACAAACAATGCAttatgctttatatatatatatatatatatatatatatatatatatatatatatatatatatatatatatatatatatatacactgatgGTTATGCCTTTTCAGAAAAAGGTTGCATAACACAGTAAGAAAGCGTTTCAGTACATTTTGTTATTTACAGCATCATTTATAACACTACAGATGAAGCGGCCTAATCTAGCATCCATGAACATAATCGATATGCAGCTGTTCAGTATTGTTAATTGTATATGTGATGACAGCACAACAGCATCAGTGTAATACATCAGTGACACTGATTAAGAACTTGGTGTGTatctttatcatttttttttatgtttattgttAGACATAATGATTGAATAAGTCACAAAACATATGTTATTCTAATTTGTCTTCTTTTACAATCAGGCTTTGTATATGTCCTGCAGCTTTATGAACTTTTGCTTCATTTCCACAGCTCCATATTTAATGCCTTCTTAAACCTGCTGATCAGCTTGTTTGTGGTGTGCGCGGTGTTCCTGTCAAGCACCATCGTGACTGTGGGCTTTAACCTGTGGTGCGATGCTATTACCGAGGGGGGCAGCATGCCCAGCAGGTAACAATACAAGTGTATTTCTTCAGGGGATTTTAAGAATTTAGGGCTGCAATGATTTGTCAACATAATCAACTAAATCAGTTATGAAAATTAATTGACACGGCTTTCTACAGTCTAGGTATTGTTTGCGTGACCGACTTCAAAAGCTAGCATCAGCGAGCATAAACCTCTATATCTGGACTGTATGTGGTACACTACTGAAGCACTGCTTCTGCTGTTCCTTTTAGCACTGTGCTCAAGAATGTTTTCAGTCAGTACAGCAATGACGAATataaagaaatgtttcatttatacatTGGTAAGGTGTtgaaaggtttttattttcattttaatgacgAAAAGAAACTGACTCATTCCGCATACAACATAAAGCTTGCTTGACAAGGCACTGCACCATTAGTCAGTAGCTATCTGGTATTATTATCAGAAGCAGAACTGGTCCGGTTCAACTCCAAGGTCTTAAAGCTTGatcatgtttcacagaacaccactgcataaatatgaacttTAATCTATCAAATCCTGTGTAGTTTATATGAATGAATATCAGTAATACttcgtttattttcacattgTAGCTGTGAGGAGTTACAGGACACGGATTTGGAGCTGGGGTTAGACAACTCTGCATTCTATGACCAGTTTGCCATTGCACAAGTAGGTTTGATCTGAACATATTAAACGTAATCAGTAGCACTGAGTATAGTACTTACATTTTATATACCATATTAAGGGcttattatttgtttgaatACAAAATACATGACAATATGTCCCTCTTTAGTTTGGACTGTGGGCTGCTTGGTTGACCTGGCTGGGTATCACATTCATGGCCTTCCTGAAGGTCTACTATAACTACCGTCAAGAAGACCTGCTGGACAGCCTGATCCATGAGAAGGAGTTCCTTCTGGGCCGTTCCTCACGACGCTGCTCTGACATACTGGATAAGAAAAGTTCCAAGATCTGATT
Proteins encoded:
- the LOC108269529 gene encoding transmembrane protein 179, translated to MAKNNFIFTQCVLYFLAFVFGFIAVVPLSEYAEDFGGKCLLFTRGMWQNENITVSKQRFMVEEWGPQSSCSFITFVGVASLVLAAVQAWRLLFLICKGHDDSIFNAFLNLLISLFVVCAVFLSSTIVTVGFNLWCDAITEGGSMPSSCEELQDTDLELGLDNSAFYDQFAIAQFGLWAAWLTWLGITFMAFLKVYYNYRQEDLLDSLIHEKEFLLGRSSRRCSDILDKKSSKI